A part of Zonotrichia leucophrys gambelii isolate GWCS_2022_RI chromosome 7, RI_Zleu_2.0, whole genome shotgun sequence genomic DNA contains:
- the SPP2 gene encoding secreted phosphoprotein 24 isoform X3, giving the protein MHWESLLGKEKAWRIFGRPTMRIIIFLLTLSVFSCSGFPVYDYDLPVTEEALNASIARINSQSWSRNLYGVVRSRVMGVDTWDSDTYGLDLRFSIRETVCAKASGRDPSTCDFKSGPFVPTASCRSVVEVSGGLIANLTVRCHRSAFSSESMSSEEMMPLLLKPSLQGEEAAAVETGTNPATSTLTGWNNLAWIGE; this is encoded by the exons ATGCACTGGGAATCCTtgcttggaaaggaaaaagcctGGAGGATTTTTGGAAGACCCACAATGAGGATCATAATTTTTCTCCTCACTTTGAGTGTTTTCTCATGTTCAG GGTTCCCAGTGTATGACTACGACCTGCCTGTCACAGAGGAGGCTCTCAATGCTTCCATTGCCCGGATCAATTCCCAGTCATGGAGCAGAAACCTGTATGGTGTTGTGAGAAGCCGAGTCATGGGA GTGGACACGTGGGACAGCGACACTTACGGGTTAGATCTGCGCTTCAGCATCCGCGAGACCGTGTGCGCCAAAGCTTCGGGGAGAGACCCCTCCACCTGTGACTTCAAAAGTGGCCCCTTCGTG CCCACTGCTTCCTGCAGGAGCGTTGTGGAGGTCTCCGGGGGGCTGATTGCCAACCTCACCGTGAGGTGCCATCGCAGTGCGTTCAGCTCTGAATCCATGAGCAGCGAGGAG ATGATGCCTTTGCTCCTGAAGCCTTCCCTTCAAGGGGAAGAGGCAGCAGCCGTGGAGACTGGAACAAACCCAGCTACTTCAACCCTGACAGGATGGAATAACCTGGCCTGG attGGAGAATGA
- the SPP2 gene encoding secreted phosphoprotein 24 isoform X2, with product MHWESLLGKEKAWRIFGRPTMRIIIFLLTLSVFSCSGFPVYDYDLPVTEEALNASIARINSQSWSRNLYGVVRSRVMGVDTWDSDTYGLDLRFSIRETVCAKASGRDPSTCDFKSGPFVPTASCRSVVEVSGGLIANLTVRCHRSAFSSESMSSEEMMPLLLKPSLQGEEAAAVETGTNPATSTLTGWNNLAWVLWQGGK from the exons ATGCACTGGGAATCCTtgcttggaaaggaaaaagcctGGAGGATTTTTGGAAGACCCACAATGAGGATCATAATTTTTCTCCTCACTTTGAGTGTTTTCTCATGTTCAG GGTTCCCAGTGTATGACTACGACCTGCCTGTCACAGAGGAGGCTCTCAATGCTTCCATTGCCCGGATCAATTCCCAGTCATGGAGCAGAAACCTGTATGGTGTTGTGAGAAGCCGAGTCATGGGA GTGGACACGTGGGACAGCGACACTTACGGGTTAGATCTGCGCTTCAGCATCCGCGAGACCGTGTGCGCCAAAGCTTCGGGGAGAGACCCCTCCACCTGTGACTTCAAAAGTGGCCCCTTCGTG CCCACTGCTTCCTGCAGGAGCGTTGTGGAGGTCTCCGGGGGGCTGATTGCCAACCTCACCGTGAGGTGCCATCGCAGTGCGTTCAGCTCTGAATCCATGAGCAGCGAGGAG ATGATGCCTTTGCTCCTGAAGCCTTCCCTTCAAGGGGAAGAGGCAGCAGCCGTGGAGACTGGAACAAACCCAGCTACTTCAACCCTGACAGGATGGAATAACCTGGCCTGG GTTTTGTGGCAGGGTGGGAAGTGA
- the SPP2 gene encoding secreted phosphoprotein 24 isoform X1 — MHWESLLGKEKAWRIFGRPTMRIIIFLLTLSVFSCSGFPVYDYDLPVTEEALNASIARINSQSWSRNLYGVVRSRVMGVDTWDSDTYGLDLRFSIRETVCAKASGRDPSTCDFKSGPFVPTASCRSVVEVSGGLIANLTVRCHRSAFSSESMSSEEMMHVPIRTPDRRGSVPREDDAFAPEAFPSRGRGSSRGDWNKPSYFNPDRME; from the exons ATGCACTGGGAATCCTtgcttggaaaggaaaaagcctGGAGGATTTTTGGAAGACCCACAATGAGGATCATAATTTTTCTCCTCACTTTGAGTGTTTTCTCATGTTCAG GGTTCCCAGTGTATGACTACGACCTGCCTGTCACAGAGGAGGCTCTCAATGCTTCCATTGCCCGGATCAATTCCCAGTCATGGAGCAGAAACCTGTATGGTGTTGTGAGAAGCCGAGTCATGGGA GTGGACACGTGGGACAGCGACACTTACGGGTTAGATCTGCGCTTCAGCATCCGCGAGACCGTGTGCGCCAAAGCTTCGGGGAGAGACCCCTCCACCTGTGACTTCAAAAGTGGCCCCTTCGTG CCCACTGCTTCCTGCAGGAGCGTTGTGGAGGTCTCCGGGGGGCTGATTGCCAACCTCACCGTGAGGTGCCATCGCAGTGCGTTCAGCTCTGAATCCATGAGCAGCGAGGAG ATGATGCACGTGCCCATAAGGACCCCTGACAGGCGGGGCAGCGTTCCCAGGGAAG ATGATGCCTTTGCTCCTGAAGCCTTCCCTTCAAGGGGAAGAGGCAGCAGCCGTGGAGACTGGAACAAACCCAGCTACTTCAACCCTGACAGGATGGAATAA